Genomic window (Shimia isoporae):
AACCACGTTTCCGGGTCCACGGGCGATTTGCCCTCTCTCACTTCTATATAGAGCGTTTCTGTGCGGTCCTGACCAGTGCCTTCACTCGACTGTGACAGGATGGCACCAACTTCAGGGTCATTTCCGCCCATCAAACCTACCGGAGTGCCTTCGGGCACCACCTCTCCCACGCTGCCATAGACCTGAGCGAGGCCCGCCAGCACGAAAAGGTAACCCGGCTGTGGCTCGAGAATCATAACATTGCCATAGTCCAGCAGCGGACCGCGGTATCGGATCGTGGCGGCCGTCGGCGCCGTCACAAGCGCATTTGGACGGGTAGCCAGGACCAGCCCGGGACGCACGATGCCTGCCGCATCAGCCTCACCTGCACGGCGCAGAATGCGCGCTTCGACCGGCAACGCCAGGGCTCCCTTGCGGCCGGTGACATCAGGCAGATCAATCTCTGACATGCCTTCAACCTGCAAATCCACGAGTGCGCTGGCAAAGCCCTCAAGAGTCTCCGTGGAGGCAATCAACAATGCTGTTTGCACGGGGTCTTCCGTAAAGCGCATCGGCAGGTCTGTACGGTCTGCCATCGCCTTTGACAGTTCCTGTCGCGCTCTTTGTGCTCCGGCAAGCCCCTCTTGCAGCGTCTCTGCCGCGCCTTCCTGCAGGCTGCGCAGAATTGTCACTTCCTCAAGGTCGCGACGCACTGACGCTGCCTTGGCTTCAAGAGCCGGTGTCACATCCGCCAAGATCATTCCGGCACGTGCGGTTCCTGCGGGTCCTTCAGGATGCAACAACATCACCGGCGACGGGTCCTGCCCCATCGTCTGAAGCACACCCAGAAGCCGCGCAATCTCTACCTCTTGGGACTTGAGCTGCTTGCTAAGCTGCGCCTCTCTGATCGCTGCTCGGCGCAACCCGGCCCGAAGCGCCGTCAACCCGGCTTCGTAAGCATGCACAACGCCCGTCAGAGATTTCACACGATCGCGACTGCC
Coding sequences:
- a CDS encoding murein hydrolase activator EnvC family protein, with the translated sequence MTALMAAPGRTETDPAGAARAAAEQLEAASVALSKAKGSRDRVKSLTGVVHAYEAGLTALRAGLRRAAIREAQLSKQLKSQEVEIARLLGVLQTMGQDPSPVMLLHPEGPAGTARAGMILADVTPALEAKAASVRRDLEEVTILRSLQEGAAETLQEGLAGAQRARQELSKAMADRTDLPMRFTEDPVQTALLIASTETLEGFASALVDLQVEGMSEIDLPDVTGRKGALALPVEARILRRAGEADAAGIVRPGLVLATRPNALVTAPTAATIRYRGPLLDYGNVMILEPQPGYLFVLAGLAQVYGSVGEVVPEGTPVGLMGGNDPEVGAILSQSSEGTGQDRTETLYIEVREGKSPVDPETWFKTNKDG